The window GGCGAGGCTCGCCTTGGCCTTCTCGGCCAGCACCGCGAAAGCCGCCTTGTCGTGCACGGCCAGATCGGCCAGCACCTTGCGGTCCACTTCCACGGCGGCCTTCTGCAGGCCGTTGATCATGCGGCTGTAGGACAGACCGTTCTCGCGGGCGCCGGCGTTGATGCGGGCGATCCACAGGGCACGGAACTGACGCTTGCGCTGCCGGCGGTCACGGTAGGCGTACTGGCCCGCCTTGGTCACCGCCTGATTGGCTACGCGGAACGACTTGCGGCGCGCCCCGTAATAACCCTTGGCTTTCGCCAGCACCTTCTTGTGGCGGCGACGAGCCTGTACACCACGCTTCACTCGAGCCATTGCTGTTCTCCAGAATCCTTAATGCTAGAAGTCGTTACCGCGTCAGAGGTACGGCATCATCCGGTCCAGGGCGGGCGTGTCCGCCTTCGCCACCAGCACACTGCCGCGCAAGTGGCGCTTCCGCTTGGTGCTCTTCTTGGTCAGGATGTGGTTGGCGAAGGCTTGCGCGCGCTTGTAACGACCGCTGGCGGTCTTCTTGAAGCGCTTGGCCGCTCCGCGGTTGGTCTTGATCTTCGGCATGCCAGTACTCCGAGTCTAAAACAAAAGGCCTCACCCCCGGCGGGGGTGAAGCCGCTTATGGTCCGAAAGGCCTATTTGCCTTTCTTCGGCGAGAGCATCATGACCATCAGACGGCCTTCCATCCGCGGTCGTGAATCCACCTGGGCGATATCCTCCAGGTCACTCTCCACGCGATTCAACAGCTTGAGACCGATCTCCTGATGGGCCATTTCACGGCCCCGGAAACGCAGCGTCACCTTGCCCTTGTCGCCATCCTCGATGAAGCGGCGCAGGTTGCGGAGCTTGATCTGGTAGTCGCCCTCGTCCGTACCCGGACGGAACTTCACTTCCTTGACCTGGATCTGCTTCTGCTTCTTGCGAGCAGCCTGCTGCTTCTTGCTCAAGTCGAACTTGTACTTGCCGTAGTCCATGATACGGCAGACAGGCGGCTTGGCGTTGGCGTCGATCTCGACCAGGTCCATCCCGACCGTCTCGGCGCGCTCCATGGCGTCCTCGGTGGGCACCACGCCCACCTGCTGACCTTCCTCGTCGATCAGCCGAACCTCCGGCTCCTGGATGCGGCCGTTGATCCTGCGAGAATCCTGCTGCGGAGGCGCGTTACGCGGCCCCCTTCTCGGTCTCATTGCGATGGTCAGTCCTCCGATTGTGTCCGACCGCGGCGCCGTACGTCCTGTTCCAGCAGGGCTGCAAACTCGTCCACGGACAAAGAACCGAGGTCCTCGCCCGTGCGCGCCCTGACGGCAACCGCCTTGGAATCCATCTCGCGGTCCCCGATGACCAGCATGTAGGGGACCTTCTGCAAAGTGTGCTCGCGGATTTTAAAGCCGATCTTCTCGTTTCTCAAGTCGGCTTCCACCCGGAAGCCCATCACGCGCAAGCGATTTTCCACTTCGCGGGCAAAATCGCTCTGTCGATCGGTAATATTCATCACCACAGCCTGCACCGGCGCCAGCCAGGCGGGCCAGGCGCCGGCGTAGTGTTCGGTGAGTATCCCGAAGAACCGTTCGAAGGAGCCGAGGATCGCCCGATGCAGCATCACCGGCGTCTGCTTGCTGCCGTCCTCGGCCACATACTGGGCGTCCAGGCGTCCGGGCATGGAGAAATCCACCTGGATGGTGCCACACTGCCAGACCCGGCCGATGCAGTCCTTCAAGGCGAATTCGATCTTCGGCCCGTAGAAGGCGCCCTCGCCGGGCTGCAGGCGGTAATCCAGGCCGCGATTCTTCAGCGCCGTCTCCAGCGCCAGCTCCGCACGGTCCCAGCTCTCGTCGGAGCCCACCCGCTGCTCGGGGCGGGTGGAGAGCGCCAGCTGGATCTCCTCGAAGCCGAAATCCCCATAGACCTGGTAGACCAGATCGATGAAATCGGCCACTTCGTCCTGGATCTGCGCCTCGGTGCAGAAGATGTGCGCATCGTCCTGGGTGAAGGCGCGCACGCGCATCAGCCCGTGCAGCGTGCCCGAGGGCTCGTTGCGGTGGCAGGAACCGAACTCGGCCATGCGCAGGGGCAGATCCCGGTAGCTCTTCAGGCCCTGGTTGAAGATCTGCACATGGCAGGGGCAGTTCATGGGTTTCACCGCGTAGGTCCGGTTCTCGGACTCGGTGGTGAACATATCGTCCCGGAACTTCTCCCAGTGGCCGGACTTCTCCCACAGGCTGCGATCGGCCAGGTTCGGGGTCTGCACTTCCTGATAGCCCCGGCCGCGCAGCTGCTGACGGATGTAGTCCTGCAGCGCCACATAGACCCGCCAGCCGCGGTCGTGCCAGAACACCATGCCCGGCGCCTCTTCCTGGATGTGGAAGAGATCCTGGAGCCGGGCGATGCGGCGATGATCGCGCTTCTCGGCTTCCTCCAGGCGCTTCAGATAGGCCTTCAGCGCCTTCTTGTCGCTCCAGGCGGTGCCGTAGATGCGCTGTAGCATCTCGTTGCTGGAGTCGCCGCGCCAGTAGGCGCCGGCCACCTTCGTCAGCTTGAAGGCCTGCAGCTTGCCGGTGGACGGCACGTGGGGGCCGCGGCACAGATCCAGGAACTCCCCCTGGCGGTAGATGGAAATCTGCTCACCGGCGGGGATCTCGCTGATGATCTCCGCCTTGTACTCCTCGCCGAGCTCGCGAAAGTACCCCACCGCCTCGTCCCGGTCCCACACTTCCCGGTGCACGGGGAAGTCGCTGGCGGCCAGTTCCACCATCTTCTTCTCGATGGCTTCCAGGTCCGCTTCGGTGAAGGGGCGGGTGTAGGCGAAGTCGTAGTAGAAGCCGTTGTCGATCACCGGGCCGATGGTGACCTGGGCTTCCGGAAAGAGCTCCTTCACCGCCTGGGCCAGCAGGTGGGCGGCGGAGTGGCGAATCACGTCCACGCCTTCCTCGTCCCGGCCGGTGACGATGGCCAGCTCAGCGTCGTCCTCGATGGTGTAGGAGGTATCCACCAGGCGCCCATCGACCTTGCCGGCCAGCGCGGCTTTCGCCAGGCCCGGGCCGATGGATTCGGCGACCTGATGCACGGTGACCGGCTGATCGAACTGCTTGCGGGAACCGTCGGGGAGCGTGATGGTGGGCATCTGCGTCAACTCCTACAGTGGTGACCGATACGAGGGGCCACTTGTTCGCGCCGGAGGAAACCGGCTGACAAAAGAAAGGCACCCTCTGGGGTGCCTTTCCGAAATTGGTAGGCGCGAGTGGACTCGAACCACCGACCCCCACCATGTCAAGGTGGTGCTCTAACCAGCTGAGCTACGCGCCTGCAAGAGCGGCGTACTATACCGACGTGACAGGGCGACGGCAAGCACTCTGGACGCCCATTCTCACGGCGCGCAGATTCCCTTGAGGGCCCGCCATTGATGCCCATCGAGCGGCGCCTCGCCGGCGCGGGACAGCCGCGCGGCCTGCTCGACGCGTTCAGCGTGCAGGGGGTGGCTGGAGAGCAGCGCCAGGGAATCCGGCAACTCGTCCCCCTCCGCCTTCAGGCGCGCGAAGAAGCGCTGCAGCCCGCGGGAATCCAGCCCCGCGGCGTTCAGGCGGGCGATGGCGGCCCGGTCAGCCTCCGCCTCGGCGGCGCGACTGTGGGCCAGGCCCAGCAACATCACCCCGGACTCCGTCAGCACCGAGGCCGCGGCGCTGGCGTCTCCGAGCATCGCCGTGAGCAACAGGCTGTAGCCGGCCTGGCGAATCAGCGCCTGGGTGCCATGGCGGTGCGTCACATGGGCCATTTCGTGGGCAAGCACGGCGGTCAGCTCTTCGGGCCCTTCCACCGCCTGGAGCAGGCCGTCATAGATGAGGATGTGCCCGCCCGGCGCGGCCAGGGCGTTGACCATCTCGCCGGGCACCACCTGCACACGATATCGGTACGGGCCGGGGGTGGCGCCCTGCAGGCGACGGCGCAGGACGGCCAGCGCTTGCAGCCCTTCCGGCGCTTCACAGCGCACGCCGCCGGCCAGCTGGTCCACCAGTTCGCGGCCCAGGGAATCCTCCCAGGCCACGGGGACCAGCTGGGCGAGCGGGCCGGCCAGCCGGGGCAGCCCGAACAGCAAGCCCAAAGCCAGCAGCGCAGCGCCCCCGCCCCAAAGCAGCAGGCGTGAGCCCGCGCCTCGCCGACCAAGATAGCGACGACCCAGGCCGGGTTGCCGCTCGCGCAGCGCATCCAACAACCCATGCTCTTCCACCGACAGGCGGGCATCGCCTCGTTCGGCATGTCGAAAGCGCAGCGGCTGGCCCCGATAGACCTCTTCCGCCAGGCTCAAGCCCTGCAAGGGCAGCAGAGTCACCGCGTGCCCGTTACCGGCATCGCTCAGCACCAGGCGATCGGCCGTGAGCACGATGCGTACCCGCTGGCGCTCGGCACTGTAGCCGTCGTTCCAATAACCCAGCCATTCCCGTGCCTGGTTCATGCAAGCGTCCTGTCGAAACGGGCA is drawn from Alkalilimnicola sp. S0819 and contains these coding sequences:
- the rplT gene encoding 50S ribosomal protein L20, with product MARVKRGVQARRRHKKVLAKAKGYYGARRKSFRVANQAVTKAGQYAYRDRRQRKRQFRALWIARINAGARENGLSYSRMINGLQKAAVEVDRKVLADLAVHDKAAFAVLAEKAKASLA
- the rpmI gene encoding 50S ribosomal protein L35, with amino-acid sequence MPKIKTNRGAAKRFKKTASGRYKRAQAFANHILTKKSTKRKRHLRGSVLVAKADTPALDRMMPYL
- the infC gene encoding translation initiation factor IF-3 — its product is MRPRRGPRNAPPQQDSRRINGRIQEPEVRLIDEEGQQVGVVPTEDAMERAETVGMDLVEIDANAKPPVCRIMDYGKYKFDLSKKQQAARKKQKQIQVKEVKFRPGTDEGDYQIKLRNLRRFIEDGDKGKVTLRFRGREMAHQEIGLKLLNRVESDLEDIAQVDSRPRMEGRLMVMMLSPKKGK
- the thrS gene encoding threonine--tRNA ligase, whose amino-acid sequence is MPTITLPDGSRKQFDQPVTVHQVAESIGPGLAKAALAGKVDGRLVDTSYTIEDDAELAIVTGRDEEGVDVIRHSAAHLLAQAVKELFPEAQVTIGPVIDNGFYYDFAYTRPFTEADLEAIEKKMVELAASDFPVHREVWDRDEAVGYFRELGEEYKAEIISEIPAGEQISIYRQGEFLDLCRGPHVPSTGKLQAFKLTKVAGAYWRGDSSNEMLQRIYGTAWSDKKALKAYLKRLEEAEKRDHRRIARLQDLFHIQEEAPGMVFWHDRGWRVYVALQDYIRQQLRGRGYQEVQTPNLADRSLWEKSGHWEKFRDDMFTTESENRTYAVKPMNCPCHVQIFNQGLKSYRDLPLRMAEFGSCHRNEPSGTLHGLMRVRAFTQDDAHIFCTEAQIQDEVADFIDLVYQVYGDFGFEEIQLALSTRPEQRVGSDESWDRAELALETALKNRGLDYRLQPGEGAFYGPKIEFALKDCIGRVWQCGTIQVDFSMPGRLDAQYVAEDGSKQTPVMLHRAILGSFERFFGILTEHYAGAWPAWLAPVQAVVMNITDRQSDFAREVENRLRVMGFRVEADLRNEKIGFKIREHTLQKVPYMLVIGDREMDSKAVAVRARTGEDLGSLSVDEFAALLEQDVRRRGRTQSED
- a CDS encoding M48 family metallopeptidase translates to MNQAREWLGYWNDGYSAERQRVRIVLTADRLVLSDAGNGHAVTLLPLQGLSLAEEVYRGQPLRFRHAERGDARLSVEEHGLLDALRERQPGLGRRYLGRRGAGSRLLLWGGGAALLALGLLFGLPRLAGPLAQLVPVAWEDSLGRELVDQLAGGVRCEAPEGLQALAVLRRRLQGATPGPYRYRVQVVPGEMVNALAAPGGHILIYDGLLQAVEGPEELTAVLAHEMAHVTHRHGTQALIRQAGYSLLLTAMLGDASAAASVLTESGVMLLGLAHSRAAEAEADRAAIARLNAAGLDSRGLQRFFARLKAEGDELPDSLALLSSHPLHAERVEQAARLSRAGEAPLDGHQWRALKGICAP